A portion of the Ferrimicrobium sp. genome contains these proteins:
- a CDS encoding TIGR04053 family radical SAM/SPASM domain-containing protein translates to MATTREQRYDQAPQLVFWETTKACPLACRHCRADAISCGLPDQLSTQEGLDLIDQIASFGQPSPILILTGGDVLMRDDLDELIVAAKSRKVRVALAPAVSPLLSEQRLIALRSLGVRSVSISLDGVGAAHDRIRGVGGHFEQTVEAINLLQAYGFLVQINSTVMVDTVDELPKIVEFLVSNELKIWEVFFVIEVGRGVRMLSLDPSDNADVASFLYDMSGYGLVVRTVEAPFFRRIVRQRQEGSLDNGPRYRELIAQVHRRLGVPRHANRVALANTRDGKGIIFVAQNGDVYPSGFLPMSLGSVREQSLVSIYREHPLLRDIRASNFTGPCGSCDYRDLCGGSRSRAFAALGDPLGSDPACAYVA, encoded by the coding sequence ATGGCGACGACAAGAGAACAACGCTACGATCAGGCTCCACAGCTGGTCTTTTGGGAGACCACTAAGGCCTGCCCGCTGGCCTGTCGTCACTGTCGTGCCGATGCGATTTCGTGCGGTCTACCCGATCAGCTCTCCACACAAGAGGGTCTAGACCTCATCGATCAGATAGCGAGCTTTGGCCAACCGAGTCCCATCCTGATCCTGACCGGGGGCGATGTCCTCATGCGCGATGATCTCGATGAGCTGATCGTTGCGGCCAAGTCCCGCAAGGTTCGGGTCGCGCTCGCGCCGGCGGTTAGCCCTCTGTTATCAGAGCAACGCCTTATCGCGTTACGGTCGCTGGGCGTACGGTCCGTCTCGATCTCCCTGGATGGCGTTGGTGCGGCCCATGATCGAATCCGTGGCGTTGGGGGACATTTCGAGCAGACTGTCGAGGCGATCAATCTGTTGCAGGCGTATGGATTTCTCGTCCAAATCAACTCAACCGTGATGGTCGACACCGTCGATGAATTGCCCAAAATTGTGGAGTTTCTCGTGTCCAACGAGCTCAAAATCTGGGAGGTCTTCTTCGTCATCGAGGTTGGTCGCGGTGTTAGGATGCTCTCGTTGGACCCAAGCGACAATGCAGATGTCGCCAGTTTTCTCTACGACATGAGCGGCTATGGACTCGTGGTTCGTACCGTCGAGGCCCCATTCTTTCGCAGGATCGTTCGCCAACGCCAGGAGGGTTCCCTGGACAATGGTCCACGGTATCGGGAACTGATCGCGCAAGTTCATCGCCGTCTGGGTGTCCCACGTCACGCGAACCGGGTGGCACTCGCAAATACTCGGGATGGCAAAGGGATCATCTTTGTCGCCCAGAATGGCGATGTCTATCCCTCTGGCTTTCTCCCTATGAGCCTGGGTTCAGTGCGTGAACAATCGTTGGTATCGATCTATCGAGAGCACCCGCTCCTGCGTGATATCCGGGCGTCTAACTTCACGGGTCCGTGTGGCAGTTGTGACTACCGCGATCTGTGCGGTGGCTCGCGCTCAAGGGCCTTTGCCGCGCTCGGTGATCCACTGGGTTCAGATCCAGCGTGTGCTTACGTGGCATAA
- a CDS encoding G1 family endopeptidase: MRRILVMAVIVALALLAWPNATRTDTSPATSQRPPSQTSTLGATQLTADTAPSQPGYYLASKDGGAYAFGTPSYGSTYTYGLTGLGGSHPLNAPIVGMAAAPNGGGYWMVAADGGVFDFGDAPFEGSLVGKRISAPIVAMAATSTTPTITTTALPSAIVGEPYASSITATNLGTAGTLSATGLPAGLSLTQSGTIQGTPTSPGVSTVTVTATNGAATSTQSLDLAVTEPLQGLTTSVTPQASSNWAGYYVEPGSYDAITGTFIVPTLSANQPSYCLGSQPGPTCSLSEWVGIDGANNASLIQAGVELTPVGNGSTYQVYPWWEILPNVQTNVNTLTISAGDQVTINIYKTDSAANWEIQIIDDTTGNAFTTTQTYNGPGASAEWIVEAPSTTNGAILQVPTLNSPVTFSNLGVNTSANGSVSQAVQSFLCQVTTEQPGSLSSDQFQVTQLAGASGPCLNASLFNSGNGTRIKTSAENTKIEALQ; this comes from the coding sequence ATGCGTCGAATTCTGGTCATGGCGGTCATCGTCGCGCTCGCACTGCTCGCATGGCCGAACGCGACACGAACCGACACATCGCCGGCGACCTCACAGCGACCACCGAGCCAAACGTCTACTTTGGGTGCAACCCAACTCACCGCGGACACGGCCCCTTCACAGCCTGGCTACTATCTCGCCAGCAAGGATGGGGGTGCCTATGCGTTCGGGACACCTTCTTACGGGTCGACTTACACCTATGGGTTGACCGGGCTTGGGGGGTCGCATCCACTCAATGCTCCGATCGTGGGGATGGCTGCGGCACCGAACGGTGGCGGATACTGGATGGTGGCGGCCGACGGTGGAGTCTTTGACTTTGGGGATGCGCCATTCGAGGGCAGCCTCGTGGGCAAGCGCATCTCTGCTCCAATCGTTGCGATGGCCGCCACGTCCACGACACCGACGATCACCACGACTGCGTTGCCGAGCGCGATCGTGGGCGAGCCCTATGCTTCGTCGATCACCGCTACCAACCTGGGGACGGCAGGTACGTTGAGCGCAACGGGATTGCCAGCCGGCCTCAGCTTGACCCAGTCTGGGACCATCCAGGGGACCCCGACAAGCCCGGGGGTCTCGACCGTCACCGTGACGGCGACGAATGGCGCTGCCACGAGCACCCAGTCTCTCGACCTCGCCGTCACCGAGCCACTCCAGGGTCTCACCACCAGCGTCACGCCGCAGGCCTCGTCGAACTGGGCCGGCTACTACGTCGAACCGGGGAGCTATGACGCGATCACCGGAACCTTTATTGTCCCTACGCTCTCGGCCAACCAACCCTCCTACTGCTTGGGTTCTCAACCGGGGCCAACCTGCTCGCTCTCTGAATGGGTCGGCATCGATGGCGCCAACAACGCATCGTTGATCCAGGCTGGGGTTGAGCTCACGCCGGTCGGGAACGGTTCGACCTATCAGGTCTATCCGTGGTGGGAGATCCTCCCAAACGTGCAGACCAATGTCAACACCCTCACCATCTCCGCAGGCGATCAGGTGACCATCAACATCTACAAGACCGACAGCGCCGCCAACTGGGAGATTCAGATCATCGACGACACCACCGGCAACGCCTTTACCACAACCCAGACCTACAACGGTCCTGGCGCATCGGCTGAGTGGATCGTGGAGGCACCATCGACGACGAATGGGGCCATCCTTCAGGTTCCAACCCTCAACTCCCCCGTCACGTTCTCAAATCTCGGCGTCAACACCAGCGCAAATGGGTCGGTCTCGCAGGCCGTCCAGAGCTTCCTTTGTCAGGTGACCACCGAGCAACCAGGATCGTTGTCGAGCGACCAGTTTCAGGTGACTCAGCTTGCGGGAGCAAGTGGACCGTGCTTGAACGCATCGCTTTTTAACAGTGGTAACGGCACCAGGATCAAGACCAGCGCCGAGAATACGAAGATCGAAGCGCTGCAGTAG
- a CDS encoding transposase codes for MRAGGTACFAYNWRLARWKERYEAHKADPSVLAPSQYLLRCELNSIKREPFPWMMDVTKCAPQEALIDLGSSFDNFFKGRGRYPKFKKKGICDSFSLSSGTFGVDPNRVRIPKFGYVRMSEPLRFDGRILSATVSRRTDQWFVSFAVEVDDSSPTIKTKRSVGVDLGVKTLATLSNGEKSDGPKAQAKLLKKQHRLSKQLSRKQKGSKNRHKAQLKLARLNARIADIGNDSLHKLTTELASNYEVICIEALHVPGMVNNHNLARAVSDMGFFEFKRQLSYKCEKFGSQLVIIDRWYPSSKTCSACGRVAASMPLSVREWTCDGCGASHDRDTNAASSAGSNDCGEESSGQTPSLGLASGETGSDEAVSELQTYVSGFV; via the coding sequence GTGCGAGCTGGCGGTACAGCGTGTTTCGCGTATAACTGGAGATTAGCTCGTTGGAAAGAGCGCTACGAAGCTCATAAGGCAGACCCCTCTGTCCTGGCTCCAAGCCAGTACTTGCTTCGGTGCGAACTCAACAGCATCAAGCGTGAACCGTTCCCGTGGATGATGGATGTCACCAAGTGTGCACCCCAAGAAGCACTGATTGATTTGGGGTCGTCGTTCGACAACTTCTTCAAGGGCAGAGGTCGGTATCCAAAATTCAAGAAGAAGGGCATTTGCGACTCCTTCTCTTTGTCGAGCGGGACTTTCGGAGTAGACCCCAACCGAGTCCGAATACCGAAATTTGGGTATGTTCGCATGTCAGAGCCATTGCGTTTTGATGGGCGCATACTCTCGGCCACCGTATCAAGACGAACAGACCAATGGTTCGTAAGTTTTGCAGTTGAAGTCGATGATTCCTCTCCCACCATCAAAACCAAACGCTCGGTCGGTGTCGATCTTGGGGTTAAGACGCTGGCGACGCTCTCAAACGGAGAGAAGAGCGATGGGCCGAAAGCACAAGCCAAATTACTCAAGAAGCAACACCGACTCAGCAAACAGCTCAGTCGCAAGCAGAAAGGTTCAAAGAACAGGCACAAAGCACAACTGAAGCTGGCGAGACTCAACGCGAGGATCGCCGACATAGGTAACGACTCACTCCACAAACTCACTACCGAACTGGCCTCGAACTACGAAGTGATCTGCATTGAAGCCTTGCATGTCCCTGGCATGGTTAACAACCACAACCTTGCAAGAGCTGTGTCTGACATGGGGTTCTTCGAGTTCAAGCGACAGCTCTCGTACAAGTGCGAGAAGTTCGGTAGTCAGCTCGTGATTATTGACCGTTGGTATCCAAGCTCGAAGACTTGTTCCGCCTGCGGACGAGTAGCCGCGTCTATGCCGTTGAGCGTCCGTGAGTGGACCTGCGACGGTTGTGGTGCTTCCCATGACCGAGACACCAACGCGGCGAGTTCCGCCGGAAGTAACGACTGTGGAGAAGAAAGCTCTGGCCAAACACCAAGCCTAGGTTTGGCGTCTGGTGAAACTGGCTCCGACGAAGCAGTAAGTGAACTGCAAACCTACGTGAGTGGATTTGTGTGA
- a CDS encoding 3-hydroxyacyl-CoA dehydrogenase, whose product MKQFHHVVVAGLGVLGAQIAYHSAYSGFAVTGYDVNQESLDVGRVRLEQLRDSYGIRVLDRDPVKAQAGFERITLTTDLSEAAQGADLVIEAIPEDLEIKRSFYTKLGPMLAPTTIIATNTSTLLPSDLMDATGRPDRFLALHFANQIWRHNTAEVMGTSSTDPAIYEQVVTFAKQIGMIPIEIKKEQAGYLLNSLLVPWLMAASSLFMDGAADPAMIDLTWRTATGAPAGPFQVFDVIGIRTAYAVSAAGDANQQAFANYLKEHLLDQGKLGVESGEGFYRYPAGDDQDPGTDGD is encoded by the coding sequence ATGAAGCAATTTCACCATGTCGTCGTCGCCGGACTTGGAGTTTTAGGCGCCCAGATCGCCTACCACAGCGCCTACTCCGGCTTTGCAGTCACCGGTTACGACGTTAACCAGGAGAGCCTTGACGTGGGCCGGGTGAGACTCGAGCAGTTACGTGATAGCTATGGGATCCGCGTTCTCGATCGTGATCCGGTCAAGGCACAGGCGGGGTTCGAGAGAATCACCCTAACGACCGACCTCAGCGAGGCTGCGCAAGGAGCCGACCTCGTGATTGAGGCCATTCCAGAGGACCTTGAGATCAAGCGGAGCTTTTATACAAAGCTTGGGCCCATGTTGGCACCGACGACGATCATTGCCACCAACACCTCGACGCTGCTCCCGAGCGACCTGATGGACGCAACCGGACGCCCAGATCGATTCTTAGCGCTGCACTTTGCCAACCAGATCTGGCGACACAACACCGCGGAAGTCATGGGTACCTCGTCCACCGACCCCGCCATCTACGAGCAAGTGGTGACCTTTGCCAAGCAGATCGGTATGATCCCGATCGAGATCAAGAAGGAGCAGGCAGGTTACCTGCTCAATTCGCTCCTGGTCCCATGGCTGATGGCGGCAAGCTCGCTCTTCATGGATGGGGCCGCCGACCCAGCGATGATCGACCTGACCTGGCGGACCGCCACGGGTGCCCCAGCCGGGCCCTTCCAAGTCTTTGACGTCATCGGAATTCGCACCGCGTACGCGGTGTCTGCGGCCGGCGATGCCAACCAGCAAGCGTTCGCCAACTACCTAAAAGAACACCTCCTCGATCAGGGCAAACTTGGGGTCGAGTCCGGAGAAGGCTTCTACCGTTACCCCGCGGGTGACGACCAAGATCCGGGGACTGACGGCGACTGA
- a CDS encoding NAD-dependent epimerase/dehydratase family protein — MKIIVFGGDGFCGWPTALHLSSVGHEVVIVDNLSRRKIDIDMETESLTPISPLSVRVNTWHEVSNHTIRTHLLDLATEFDRLRELLVTEKPDAVVHFAEQRSAPYSMRSVDTKRYTVDNNIRATHNLLAAIADTDLPVHLVHLGTMGVYGYGWSDDSLIPEGYLEVMLETPAGVVKRDILHPTSPGSVYHMTKTLDQLMFAFYAKNDRIRVTDLHQGIVWGTQTPQTVVDERLINRFDYDGDYGTVLNRFLMQAAIGHPLTVHGTGGQTRAFIHITDTVRCIELAITNPPEPGDRPRILNQVTETHRVRDLANLVASHTGAEVQNLPNPRLEADENTLKVDNHTFLELGLNPTTLSDGLMAEVREVAGKYAFRVDDSKILARSLWRKDMGTQA, encoded by the coding sequence ATGAAGATCATAGTTTTTGGTGGTGACGGTTTCTGTGGTTGGCCAACGGCCCTACACCTCTCCTCGGTTGGTCACGAGGTCGTGATCGTCGACAACCTCTCACGCCGCAAGATCGACATCGACATGGAGACCGAGTCACTGACCCCGATCTCGCCGCTGAGCGTTCGGGTCAACACCTGGCATGAGGTATCAAATCACACGATCAGAACTCACCTCCTTGACTTGGCCACCGAGTTCGACCGCTTACGAGAGCTGTTAGTCACTGAGAAGCCCGATGCTGTTGTCCACTTTGCTGAGCAACGCTCAGCTCCCTATTCAATGCGCTCGGTAGATACCAAGCGCTATACGGTAGACAACAACATCCGAGCCACCCACAACCTGCTTGCCGCCATCGCCGATACCGATCTGCCGGTGCATCTGGTACACCTTGGCACCATGGGTGTCTATGGCTATGGCTGGTCCGATGACTCCTTGATCCCAGAGGGCTACCTCGAGGTCATGCTCGAGACCCCAGCTGGAGTCGTCAAGCGTGACATCTTGCACCCCACAAGCCCTGGCTCGGTCTATCACATGACCAAGACCCTCGACCAGTTGATGTTTGCCTTCTATGCCAAGAATGATCGCATCCGCGTCACCGACTTACACCAAGGCATCGTCTGGGGAACCCAGACCCCCCAAACCGTGGTCGATGAGCGCCTGATCAATCGCTTTGACTATGACGGAGACTACGGGACGGTATTGAATCGCTTCCTCATGCAGGCCGCCATCGGCCACCCACTGACCGTACACGGTACCGGAGGTCAGACCCGTGCCTTCATCCACATCACCGACACGGTGCGCTGCATTGAACTCGCCATTACCAACCCGCCAGAGCCAGGAGACCGTCCCCGCATCCTCAACCAGGTCACCGAGACCCACCGGGTTAGAGACCTGGCCAACCTGGTCGCCAGCCACACTGGGGCCGAGGTTCAAAACCTCCCCAACCCACGCCTTGAGGCCGACGAGAATACCCTCAAGGTCGACAACCACACCTTCCTGGAGCTTGGCCTCAACCCCACTACCCTCTCCGATGGCCTCATGGCTGAGGTCCGCGAGGTCGCGGGCAAGTACGCCTTTAGGGTGGACGACTCCAAGATCCTTGCCCGCTCCCTGTGGCGAAAGGATATGGGCACCCAGGCGTAG
- a CDS encoding ImmA/IrrE family metallo-endopeptidase, which translates to MSITVTLLEDAIRSLALEGEWERYLKVQSRFHTYSARNALLIGRQCPSATQVAGYRTWQSLDRQVIKGAHAIKIVAPSQRSDGSLQFRTVSVFDISQTTGADLPVTPTLLIGDDPIGLFGALAQVANNHGFVVGLDALPEGINGLCTHRDRTIAISHNLSARHQVKTLAHELGHAILHDGAGVTRPIAEFEAESVAYLVCGAFGIETGEYTFGYILQWAGGPGRALEAIVTCGERIRTTAELIASESRIVLETPATCRVA; encoded by the coding sequence ATGTCCATCACCGTCACACTGCTCGAAGATGCTATCCGCTCGCTGGCACTCGAAGGAGAATGGGAACGCTATCTCAAAGTTCAATCGCGGTTTCACACCTATAGCGCCCGCAACGCCCTGCTGATAGGGCGACAGTGCCCAAGCGCAACCCAGGTTGCCGGCTATCGCACCTGGCAATCGCTTGACCGCCAGGTGATCAAAGGTGCTCACGCCATCAAAATCGTAGCCCCCAGCCAACGCAGTGATGGATCACTGCAATTTCGCACGGTATCCGTCTTCGACATCAGCCAAACAACCGGTGCTGACCTGCCAGTCACACCGACGCTACTAATCGGAGATGACCCTATCGGACTCTTTGGTGCCCTCGCCCAAGTGGCGAACAATCACGGGTTTGTGGTTGGCCTCGATGCGCTGCCTGAGGGGATCAACGGCCTGTGCACCCACCGGGACCGCACCATCGCCATCTCCCACAACCTCTCCGCCCGCCACCAGGTCAAGACACTTGCTCACGAGTTGGGCCATGCCATTTTGCATGACGGAGCCGGGGTGACCCGCCCAATCGCCGAGTTCGAGGCAGAGTCAGTTGCCTACTTGGTATGCGGAGCTTTTGGGATCGAGACCGGCGAGTACACCTTTGGCTACATCCTTCAGTGGGCTGGTGGACCAGGCCGTGCGCTTGAGGCCATCGTCACCTGCGGCGAGAGAATTCGCACGACCGCCGAACTCATTGCCAGCGAGTCACGCATCGTCTTAGAAACCCCAGCCACGTGCCGGGTCGCCTAA
- a CDS encoding methyltransferase domain-containing protein yields the protein MMERRRVDHSYLTSFAYADATRLGARIAIYDYQQPKIDLVAEVRDALGVTQGMRALDVGTGDGRYAHAITKDGGSAIALDLSLGMLKGVGGTWTRVVADAETLPFTSASIDRIVAAHMLYHLAHPQQALAQFARVLTPEGVLIATSNTEIHLQEMRRLWDELLDDRGLNTQEPNLALMNLELPIDRLLADAGATFHHVESRLLTSSPRCDNAEALFAYAASTTAAMTTSELGYDLLTPFGDKVQALIECDGAFNITTQVILIRCTDPRSTPLQLIEDQ from the coding sequence ATGATGGAGCGACGCAGGGTCGACCACTCCTACCTGACGTCGTTCGCCTACGCTGATGCGACACGACTCGGAGCGAGGATCGCCATCTATGACTATCAACAGCCCAAGATCGATCTCGTCGCCGAGGTCCGCGATGCCCTAGGTGTCACCCAAGGCATGCGCGCACTCGATGTCGGTACCGGGGACGGGCGCTATGCACATGCCATCACCAAAGATGGCGGCTCGGCGATCGCCCTCGACCTCTCCCTCGGCATGCTCAAAGGGGTCGGTGGAACATGGACACGAGTCGTGGCCGACGCTGAGACACTCCCCTTTACCAGCGCCTCGATCGATCGCATCGTCGCTGCCCACATGCTCTATCATTTGGCGCACCCCCAACAGGCCTTGGCCCAATTCGCTCGCGTCCTCACCCCCGAAGGTGTTCTCATCGCAACTTCCAACACCGAGATCCACCTTCAAGAGATGCGCCGGCTCTGGGACGAGCTTCTCGACGATCGAGGGCTTAACACCCAGGAACCAAACCTTGCCTTGATGAACCTTGAGCTGCCTATTGATCGATTGCTCGCCGACGCCGGTGCCACCTTTCACCACGTCGAATCAAGGCTCCTTACCAGCTCGCCGCGTTGTGACAACGCGGAGGCGCTCTTCGCCTACGCAGCATCGACCACCGCTGCGATGACGACCAGCGAGTTAGGGTACGATCTGCTCACGCCCTTTGGCGACAAGGTTCAAGCCCTCATCGAATGCGACGGAGCCTTCAATATCACGACGCAGGTCATCCTTATCCGCTGCACGGATCCTCGCTCAACACCGCTTCAACTCATCGAGGACCAGTAG